A genomic segment from Aegilops tauschii subsp. strangulata cultivar AL8/78 chromosome 1, Aet v6.0, whole genome shotgun sequence encodes:
- the LOC109743083 gene encoding formin-like protein 4 → MLHSHSSPPLPGRLHKRSSSSLAGAARSSVVSPYSPMPLSLALLLTLTTLLLPAAVAAGGNVRRLLHEPLFPIEWTPPPSPPASAPPSPGFSSDPSTPAPPDTVVTPAPPQPSTVPAVVSSPGGPAPRVRGGGGTPKAAIVVASAAAAAFLALFAFAAAFLLTGRVPRHPVQPRVPEHPGGHAHVFESSEPNAAVAGPSTASHYRKARHERARRGICHDVDTVPSPELRPLPPLRRESAAAAGSSEEEAPYYTPGQHSAGSGSGGAEARGTWTEASASSSSARTTTPSRRSLPSLTSDFFPATPSAAAASASTTAPPPAPPPQRSRRTPPGTRFSAGTANPPPPQPQAFSNPISMRRSLNPVRAEDPSIAVRAAPAMAMMKETDDGGSMRTHGNDGARPRLKPLHREKGVRGGSSDAPDMAWDRLKSSSFQSDEDMIEVLAMNSRDTSRKGGMSTKVRPEERVLDPEKEQSIAILMRALNVTPDEVSDALLHGNGECLGAEILETLVKMAPTKEEELKLRDFTGESSKLGSVECFLKAVLDIPFAFKRIDAMLYRANFENEITYLRKCFQTIEAACDDLKGSRLFLRILEAVLRAGNRMNINTNWSEPKASKLDTLLKLADVKGADGKTTLLHSAVQEIARSEDEKSDEIAENHIQFRKHGLKVVSGLSSELGSVKKAATMDFDVLHGYVSKLETGVGKITSVILLQNQCRKGERFFAVMRGFLKEAEQGIRQVRGDERKAMERVNEITGYFHGNAAKEEAHPLRIFMVARDFVAILDRVCREVSQQDRAFVGSARSFRASATTPSPLLSMHGQHGGDGNSDEATLLGVLDAHF, encoded by the exons ATGCTTCACTCCCACTCTTCACCACCTCTCCCCGGCCGTCTCCACAAACGAAGCTCCTCCTCGCTGGCCGGCGCGGCACGCAGCTCTGTCGTCTCTCCCTACTCGCCAATGCCGCTCTCCCTGGCACTGCTCCTCACTCTCACCACCCTCCTCCTCCCGGCCGCAGTGGCCGCCGGCGGCAACGTCCGGCGGCTGCTCCACGAGCCGCTCTTCCCCATCGAGTGGAccccgcccccgtcgccgcccgcttCGGCTCCGCCCTCGCCGGGCTTCAGCTCCGACCCCTCCACGCCAGCCCCGCCCGACACGGTCGTCACCCCGGCGCCGCCGCAGCCCAGCACCGTCCCCGCCGTGGTGTCGTCCCCTGGAGGCCCCGCCCCGCGCGTCCGCGGCGGCGGAGGCACCCCCAAGGCCGCCATAGTCgtcgcgtccgccgccgccgcggctttTCTCGCCCTTTTCGCCTTCGCCGCCGCGTTCCTCCTCACCGGCCGCGTTCCGCGCCACCCGGTCCAGCCACGCGTCCCCGAGCACCCCGGCGGCCATGCCCACGTCTTCGAGTCGTCGGAGCCCAACGCCGCTGTGGCCGGCCCCTCCACGGCCTCCCACTACCGCAAGGCCCGGCACGAGCGCGCGCGGCGGGGCATTTGCCACGACGTCGACACCGTCCCGAGCCCGGAGCTCCGCCCGCTCCCGCCGCTGCGGCGGGAGTCCGCCGCGGCGGCGggctcgtccgaggaggaggcgccgTATTACACGCCGGGCCAGCACTCCGCGGGGTCCGGCTCCGGCGGCGCCGAGGCCCGCGGGACATGGACCGAGGCAAGCGCGTCCAGCTCCAGCGCACGCACCACCACGCCCTCGCGCCGCAGCCTCCCCAGTCTCACCAGCGACTTCTTCCCCGCGaccccgtccgccgccgccgcctctgctTCCACCACCGCGCCCCCTCCCGCTCCTCCGCCGCAACGGTCCCGCCGCACGCCGCCGGGCACCCGCTTCTCGGCGGGGACTGCCAACCCTCCGCCACCGCAGCCCCAAGCATTCAGCAACCCAATATCCATGCGCCGGTCACTCAACCCGGTCCGAGCAGAGGATCCCAGCATCGCCGTGCGTGCGGCGCCCGCCATGGCGATGATGAAAGAAACTGACGACGGGGGCAGCATGCGGACGCACGGCAATGATGGAGCCCGGCCGAGGCTGAAGCCGCTGCACCGGGAAAAGGGAGTCCGCGGCGGGAGCTCCGATGCCCCCGACATGGCCTGGGACCGGCTCAAGTCCAGCTCCTTCCA GTCGGATGAGGACATGATCGAGGTGCTGGCCATGAACAGTAGGGACACATCGAGGAAAGGTGGCATGTCGACGAAGGTTAGGCCGGAGGAGAGGGTCCTCGACCCGGAGAAGGAACAGAGCATTGCCATCCTGATGCGTGCGCTGAATGTCACGCCTGATGAGGTCTCGGATGCACTCTTACATG GTAATGGTGAATGTTTGGGGGCAGAAATTTTGGAGACTTTAGTAAAGATGGCTCCTACCAAAGAGGAAGAACTTAAACTGAGGGATTTTACTGGGGAATCATCTAAACTTGGTTCGGTGGAGTGCTTCCTTAAAGCAGTTCTTGATATACCTTTCGCCTTCAAACGAATTGACGCAATGCTATACCGAGCAAATTTTGAGAATGAAATAACGTACCTCAGAAAATGTTTTCAAACAATTGAG GCAGCTTGTGATGATTTGAAAGGCAGCAGATTGTTCCTCAGAATACTTGAGGCAGTGCTGAGAGCCGGGAACCGAATGAATATCAACACAAATTGGAGCGAGCCCAAAGCTTCCAAACTCGACACGCTCCTTAAACTAGCAGACGTCAAAGGCGCCGATGGCAAAACCACCCTGCTACACTCTGCCGTGCAAGAAATCGCCCGGTCCGAAGACGAAAAATCCGATGAAATCGCAGAAAACCACATACAGTTCCGTAAGCATGGCCTGAAGGTCGTGTCCGGGCTGAGCAGCGAGCTGGGAAGCGTAAAAAAAGCAGCAACAATGGATTTCGACGTGCTGCATGGCTATGTCTCCAAGCTTGAGACCGGCGTTGGGAAGATAACATCGGTGATTCTGCTCCAGAATCAATGCAGGAAGGGGGAGAGGTTTTTCGCCGTGATGCGCGGTTTTCTCAAGGAAGCTGAGCAGGGGATCAGACAGGTCAGGGGTGATGAGAGGAAGGCCATGGAGAGAGTGAACGAGATCACCGGTTACTTCCACGGCAACGCGGCGAAAGAGGAGGCGCATCCTCTGAGGATATTCATGGTGGCGAGGGACTTCGTCGCCATTCTGGACCGTGTCTGCAGGGAGGTCAGCCAGCAGGACCGGGCGTTCGTCGGGTCCGCGAGGTCTTTCCGTGCATCGGCAACCACCCCATCGCCATTGC